The following coding sequences are from one Luteimonas sp. S4-F44 window:
- a CDS encoding LacI family DNA-binding transcriptional regulator yields MTRSETRRRVTLADIARACGVSPATVSLVLSGSPVVAARTRQRVEAEIRRQGYVYNRSAANLRRKISTSVALVVNDLSNPFVAEFAAGVDEALAGAGCVMLLGSSGESVERQRAVLASLIEHGPAGVILTPADGTRADDLRPVVGLHTPLLLFNREVADGDWDYLGADNATGARLATEHLLAQGHRRIAFFGGSRTSSSFRQRADGYRAALTDAGIALEPQWIVECPPTRIAASLATAALFARDPAPTAVVAYNDGVAFGLMMGLRARNIAPGRDFAITGFDDTPEACAQVPALTTLATGPRALGRQAVDIVLERGRAPDAPRRTTIAPVHLVERDSSLTYAHTSAGQPTGTARPRTRDRSSPA; encoded by the coding sequence ATGACCCGATCCGAAACGCGTCGACGGGTGACCCTGGCGGACATCGCACGCGCCTGCGGCGTGTCGCCTGCGACTGTGTCCCTGGTGCTCAGCGGCAGTCCGGTAGTCGCAGCCCGGACCCGGCAACGGGTCGAAGCGGAGATCCGCCGCCAGGGCTACGTCTACAACCGCAGCGCCGCAAACCTGCGCCGGAAGATCTCCACCAGCGTCGCGTTGGTGGTCAACGACCTGTCGAACCCCTTCGTCGCGGAATTCGCCGCCGGCGTGGACGAAGCGCTGGCCGGCGCGGGCTGTGTGATGTTGCTGGGCAGCAGCGGCGAATCGGTCGAGCGTCAGCGCGCAGTGCTGGCGTCACTGATCGAGCATGGTCCGGCCGGCGTCATCCTGACGCCCGCGGACGGCACGCGCGCCGACGATCTGCGGCCCGTCGTCGGCCTGCACACCCCCTTGCTGTTGTTCAACCGCGAGGTCGCAGACGGGGACTGGGACTATCTGGGCGCCGACAACGCGACCGGTGCGCGCCTGGCGACCGAGCACCTGCTCGCACAGGGCCACCGGCGTATCGCGTTCTTCGGCGGCAGCCGCACATCGAGTTCGTTCCGCCAACGCGCCGACGGCTACCGCGCTGCGCTGACCGACGCCGGCATCGCGCTCGAGCCGCAGTGGATCGTCGAATGCCCACCCACGCGGATCGCAGCGAGTCTGGCGACCGCGGCGCTGTTCGCGCGCGATCCCGCGCCGACCGCCGTGGTGGCCTACAACGACGGCGTGGCCTTCGGGCTGATGATGGGCCTGCGGGCGCGCAACATCGCCCCGGGCCGCGACTTCGCGATCACCGGCTTCGACGACACACCCGAGGCCTGCGCCCAGGTGCCGGCGCTGACGACACTGGCCACCGGCCCGCGCGCGCTCGGGCGCCAGGCGGTGGACATCGTGCTCGAGCGCGGACGCGCGCCCGATGCGCCCCGACGCACGACGATCGCGCCGGTGCATCTGGTCGAGCGCGACAGTTCGCTGACCTACGCGCATACATCTGCCGGACAGCCCACCGGCACGGCGCGTCCCCGCACACGCGATCGGAGCTCTCCGGCATGA
- a CDS encoding GH92 family glycosyl hydrolase, whose amino-acid sequence MTRHLSTRTLLACALAAAFVLPAQAQDAPGFASSFESGDPEPAMEATGALAVRVGNGPEAPYAARVGAGYSGLRALRYEATAPGRQRLFDVDIAVEPDTELSWLVLPEIVDGDTDASTWVSLDLLFDDGSRLSVSDARDQHGVGVGAGAQGASKSLYPQQWARKAVRLGDVTGLRGRRVVAIELDVQPPGGTVARGWIDDIALAQVPRQTRAHPSDWALTTRGTQSNGRFSRGNNFPATAVPHGFNFWTPVTDAGVLNWLYRWNEQNDAANRPRLQALALSHQTSPWMGDRQTFQFMPSSDRGVPEADRQARALAFDRKTETARPHLYRVRFDNGIVAALAPTDHAAVFEFAFPGDGDANLLFDNVDARGGLQLDAATGTLTGYTDVRSGLSTGATRMFVVARFDTPWRASGTLDTGRPTGYVKFDVDGARTVRMYVATSLISVDQAWHNLALEMDARDTVASVSERARARWDALLGRFEVDGASDDQRTTLYSNLYRLFLYPNSGAENAGDATQPDWRYASQMSSADDNAEGNARRTFAPVRDGRIVINNGLWDTFRTAWPAYALFASDDAGTLVDGFLEQYRAGGWLARWSSPGYADLMVGTSTDVAFADAWRKGVTGFDPVLAYEAALKNATVVPPSRHVGRKGMAEATFRGYADTRVSEGMSWTMEGALNDFGIAGMAQALAEHADTPQARRYDEEAEYFRYRAAAYAHLFDRQAGFFQGRDAGGGWRVPSAQYDPRVWGHDYTESNGWTFAFTAPHDGNGLAALYGGREALAAKLDAFFATPETADPTLVGSYGGVIHEMTEARDVRLGMYAHSNQPAHHIPWMYLYAGQPWKTQRIVREVLSRLYLGSEIGQGYPGDEDNGEMSAWYLFASLGLYPLRMGAPEYVIGSPLFERARVQLGEGRTLEIRAIDNAPDHVYVQSLTVNGRPWHRTWIPHEVIAAGATLEFRMGPEPSTWGSRPEDTPPSLTPEGRAPTTLTDLTVAGARATVAGDEAGVLIDDDATSGLWLRGDDTAVEIALPQPGRAHFYTLTSGERTIRDADWTLEGRRGGGPWRTIDTRRAQTFEWARQTRPFRIETPGDFDAYRVRFSAPGRLQLAELELLAPFTPVPLETRR is encoded by the coding sequence ATGACCCGACACCTCTCGACGCGCACGCTGCTGGCGTGCGCGCTCGCCGCCGCCTTCGTGCTCCCCGCGCAGGCGCAAGACGCGCCCGGCTTCGCCAGTTCGTTCGAATCCGGAGACCCCGAGCCGGCGATGGAGGCGACTGGCGCACTCGCCGTGCGCGTGGGCAATGGCCCCGAGGCGCCCTACGCCGCGCGTGTCGGCGCTGGCTACAGCGGTCTGCGGGCATTGCGCTACGAGGCCACGGCACCTGGTCGTCAGCGGCTGTTCGACGTCGACATCGCCGTCGAGCCCGACACCGAACTGTCGTGGCTGGTGCTGCCGGAGATCGTCGACGGCGATACGGACGCATCGACCTGGGTCTCGCTAGATCTGCTGTTCGACGACGGCAGCCGGCTGTCGGTCAGCGATGCGCGCGATCAGCACGGGGTCGGGGTTGGCGCAGGTGCACAGGGCGCATCGAAGTCGCTGTACCCGCAGCAGTGGGCGCGCAAGGCCGTGCGCCTGGGCGACGTGACCGGATTGCGCGGCCGGCGCGTGGTCGCGATCGAACTCGACGTGCAACCGCCGGGCGGCACCGTCGCGCGCGGCTGGATCGACGACATCGCGCTGGCGCAGGTGCCGCGCCAGACGCGGGCGCATCCCAGCGACTGGGCACTGACCACGCGCGGTACCCAGTCCAACGGCCGGTTCTCGCGCGGTAACAACTTTCCTGCGACCGCGGTGCCGCACGGCTTCAATTTCTGGACGCCAGTGACCGATGCGGGGGTGCTGAACTGGCTCTATCGCTGGAACGAGCAGAACGACGCGGCCAACCGGCCGCGACTGCAGGCGCTGGCGCTCAGCCACCAGACCAGTCCTTGGATGGGCGACCGTCAGACCTTCCAATTCATGCCCTCGAGCGATCGCGGCGTACCCGAAGCGGACCGTCAAGCACGTGCACTGGCGTTCGACCGCAAGACCGAGACCGCGCGGCCGCACCTGTACCGGGTGCGCTTCGACAACGGCATCGTGGCAGCACTGGCGCCGACCGACCACGCGGCGGTGTTCGAGTTCGCGTTTCCCGGCGACGGCGATGCGAATCTGCTCTTCGACAACGTCGATGCGCGTGGCGGGCTGCAACTCGATGCCGCGACCGGGACATTGACCGGCTACACCGATGTGCGCAGCGGCCTGTCCACCGGCGCGACGCGCATGTTCGTGGTCGCCCGCTTCGATACGCCCTGGCGCGCCAGCGGGACTCTCGACACCGGCCGGCCGACCGGCTACGTCAAGTTCGATGTCGACGGCGCGCGCACCGTGCGCATGTATGTCGCGACCTCGCTGATCTCGGTCGATCAGGCCTGGCACAACCTCGCTTTGGAGATGGACGCGCGCGACACCGTCGCCAGCGTATCGGAGCGCGCCCGGGCACGATGGGACGCGCTGCTGGGGCGCTTCGAGGTCGACGGCGCCAGCGACGACCAGCGCACGACGCTCTACTCCAATCTGTATCGGCTGTTCCTGTATCCCAACAGCGGCGCGGAAAACGCCGGCGACGCAACACAGCCCGACTGGCGCTATGCCAGCCAGATGAGCAGCGCCGACGACAATGCCGAGGGCAACGCCCGGCGTACCTTCGCGCCGGTGCGCGACGGCCGGATCGTGATCAACAACGGGCTGTGGGACACCTTCCGCACCGCATGGCCGGCCTACGCGCTGTTCGCGTCAGACGACGCCGGCACGCTCGTCGATGGCTTCCTCGAGCAGTACCGCGCCGGCGGCTGGCTGGCGCGCTGGTCGTCGCCCGGTTACGCCGACCTGATGGTCGGCACCAGCACCGATGTCGCCTTCGCCGATGCCTGGCGCAAGGGCGTTACCGGGTTCGATCCGGTGCTGGCCTACGAGGCCGCGCTCAAGAACGCGACCGTGGTCCCGCCCAGCCGTCACGTCGGCCGCAAGGGCATGGCCGAGGCTACCTTCCGCGGTTACGCCGATACCCGCGTGTCCGAGGGCATGTCGTGGACGATGGAGGGGGCGCTCAACGACTTCGGCATTGCCGGGATGGCGCAGGCGCTGGCCGAACACGCCGACACGCCGCAGGCCCGCCGCTACGACGAGGAAGCCGAGTATTTCCGCTACCGCGCGGCCGCCTATGCGCACCTGTTCGACCGGCAGGCCGGCTTCTTCCAGGGCCGCGATGCCGGCGGCGGGTGGCGCGTGCCGTCGGCGCAGTACGACCCGCGCGTCTGGGGCCACGACTACACCGAGTCCAACGGCTGGACGTTCGCGTTCACCGCGCCGCACGACGGCAACGGCCTGGCCGCGCTCTACGGCGGCCGCGAGGCCCTGGCAGCGAAGCTCGACGCGTTCTTCGCCACGCCCGAGACGGCGGACCCGACGCTGGTCGGTTCCTACGGCGGCGTGATTCACGAAATGACCGAGGCGCGCGACGTACGCCTGGGCATGTACGCGCACAGCAACCAGCCCGCGCACCACATTCCATGGATGTATCTCTATGCCGGGCAGCCCTGGAAGACCCAGCGCATCGTGCGCGAGGTGCTTTCGCGGCTGTACCTGGGCAGCGAGATCGGCCAGGGCTACCCGGGCGACGAGGACAACGGCGAGATGTCGGCCTGGTATCTGTTCGCCTCGCTCGGCCTGTACCCGCTGCGCATGGGCGCACCCGAGTATGTGATCGGGTCGCCGCTGTTCGAACGCGCCCGCGTGCAACTGGGCGAAGGCCGGACGCTGGAGATCCGCGCGATCGACAACGCGCCGGACCATGTCTACGTGCAATCGCTGACCGTCAACGGCCGGCCCTGGCACCGCACGTGGATTCCGCACGAGGTCATCGCGGCCGGTGCCACGCTGGAGTTCCGCATGGGGCCCGAACCCTCGACCTGGGGCAGCCGACCGGAAGACACGCCGCCCTCGCTGACCCCCGAGGGCCGGGCGCCGACGACGCTCACCGACCTCACGGTCGCGGGCGCGCGCGCCACGGTCGCCGGCGACGAAGCAGGTGTGCTGATCGACGACGACGCCACCAGCGGCCTGTGGCTGCGTGGCGACGACACCGCGGTCGAGATCGCGCTGCCGCAGCCCGGCCGCGCGCACTTCTACACGCTGACCTCCGGCGAGCGCACGATCCGCGACGCCGACTGGACGCTCGAAGGGCGTCGTGGCGGCGGCCCGTGGCGCACGATCGACACCCGTCGTGCCCAGACCTTCGAGTGGGCGCGCCAGACGCGTCCGTTCCGCATCGAGACGCCTGGCGACTTCGACGCCTACCGCGTGCGCTTCTCGGCGCCCGGTCGCCTGCAGTTGGCGGAACTCGAACTGCTCGCCCCCTTTACCCCCGTCCCGCTGGAGACCCGCCGATGA
- a CDS encoding basic secretory family protein, with amino-acid sequence MTRPARLLPLLCLLPLATAAATETTIERDGVTLVYRDATDALDAGMRERIVETFFSTYARQRADFNPAAANAVDIIIDPDYDGVAFVDNKGQATMTINPAWLVERPGDVDLVTHEAMHIVQSYPGYGDGAPVWLTEGIADYARDRYGLDNAASGWALPEAIADDHRYDTGYRVSGAFLKWADTAHPGLVRKLDAALRAGAYTPDTWAALTGETVEATWARYAQARAGGQKGE; translated from the coding sequence ATGACCCGACCTGCCCGTCTGCTGCCGCTGCTGTGCCTGCTGCCGCTCGCCACCGCTGCGGCGACGGAGACCACGATCGAGCGCGACGGCGTGACGCTCGTCTACCGCGACGCGACCGATGCGCTCGATGCCGGCATGCGCGAGCGCATCGTCGAAACGTTCTTCTCGACCTACGCGCGCCAGCGCGCGGACTTCAACCCCGCCGCGGCCAATGCCGTCGACATCATCATCGACCCGGACTACGACGGCGTCGCGTTCGTCGACAACAAGGGGCAGGCGACGATGACGATCAACCCGGCCTGGCTCGTCGAGCGCCCCGGCGATGTCGATCTGGTGACCCACGAGGCCATGCACATCGTCCAGTCCTATCCCGGCTACGGCGACGGCGCGCCGGTGTGGCTGACCGAAGGGATCGCCGATTACGCCCGCGACCGCTACGGCCTCGACAACGCCGCCAGTGGCTGGGCGCTGCCCGAGGCCATCGCCGACGACCACCGGTACGACACCGGCTACCGGGTCAGCGGTGCATTCCTCAAATGGGCCGACACTGCGCACCCAGGTCTGGTGCGCAAGCTCGATGCCGCGCTTCGGGCGGGGGCCTACACGCCGGACACCTGGGCTGCGCTGACCGGCGAGACGGTCGAAGCGACCTGGGCCCGATATGCGCAGGCGCGTGCCGGCGGGCAGAAGGGGGAGTAG
- a CDS encoding TA system VapC family ribonuclease toxin, producing MTGARHRVAERAPGWPPGAPVHLLDVNVLLALLDPLHAHHDRAHDWFAQEGARGWASCPITQNGALRIMSNPRYSNPAESVTEAAQVLAGLCAHPGHRFWPDALSLLDATHVAHDRLLTSGQVTDTYLLALAVQMGGRLASFDRRLVVDAVRGGAQALHLLP from the coding sequence GTGACCGGGGCCCGTCACCGGGTGGCGGAACGCGCGCCCGGCTGGCCACCAGGCGCGCCGGTCCACCTGCTCGACGTCAATGTGCTGCTGGCGTTGCTCGATCCTCTCCACGCACACCACGACCGCGCCCACGATTGGTTCGCGCAGGAAGGCGCACGAGGCTGGGCCTCGTGCCCGATCACCCAGAACGGTGCGCTGCGGATCATGTCCAACCCGCGCTATTCCAACCCGGCCGAGTCGGTCACCGAGGCCGCGCAGGTGCTGGCCGGCCTGTGCGCGCATCCGGGGCATCGGTTCTGGCCCGATGCACTGAGCCTGCTCGACGCAACGCACGTCGCGCACGACCGGCTATTGACCTCGGGCCAGGTCACCGATACCTATCTGCTGGCGCTCGCTGTGCAGATGGGCGGTCGCCTGGCCAGCTTCGATCGCCGCTTGGTGGTCGACGCGGTCCGCGGTGGTGCACAGGCGCTGCACCTGTTGCCCTAA
- the gorA gene encoding glutathione-disulfide reductase — protein sequence MSASGDALAFDLIVVGGGSGGLAAAFRAAEYGRRVALLEPGNLGGTCVNAGCVPKKAMWLAADLGLRIGHAARLGYDLPRDGRATFDWPCFLTDRQRYIHGIHASYRRRLDRDGVLLLPTRGRLAGEGAVETADGALLRAPHIVLATGSRPIVPQIPGASLGVVSDDFFHWTQAPARVAIVGGGYVAVELAGVLQALGSQVDLVVRDGRLLRQAEPELVAQLQDNYSQQGIVLHLGAASQALHRQTDGRIAIETDGDQRLADYDQVLFATGRRPNTDDLGLERVGIVPDPQGHLPVDAFQDTPAPGVHAVGDICGCGPALTPVAIAAARRLCDRLFGGRPDARLDAQNVPSAIFSHPPLAMVGLTEALARERHGDDVHVYTSRFRPMIEALADTSQCSLFKLICVGEARRVVGLHLLGDAADEILQGFAVALKMGATLDDFHDTVAIHPTSAEEVVLMR from the coding sequence ATGAGCGCGTCCGGCGATGCGCTGGCATTCGATCTGATCGTCGTTGGTGGCGGCTCGGGCGGGCTCGCCGCGGCCTTCCGCGCCGCCGAGTACGGCCGGCGAGTCGCGCTGCTGGAGCCGGGGAACCTGGGCGGCACCTGCGTCAACGCCGGCTGCGTGCCCAAGAAGGCGATGTGGCTGGCGGCCGATCTGGGCTTGCGCATCGGCCACGCCGCACGACTGGGCTACGATCTGCCGCGCGACGGCCGCGCGACCTTCGATTGGCCATGCTTTCTGACCGACCGCCAGCGCTACATCCACGGCATCCACGCCAGCTATCGTCGGCGGCTCGATCGCGACGGCGTACTGCTGCTCCCCACGCGCGGCCGGCTGGCGGGGGAGGGCGCGGTGGAGACGGCCGATGGCGCGTTGCTGCGCGCGCCCCACATCGTGCTCGCGACCGGATCGCGTCCGATCGTGCCGCAGATTCCCGGTGCGTCGTTGGGCGTGGTGTCGGACGATTTCTTCCACTGGACGCAGGCGCCGGCGCGCGTGGCGATTGTGGGTGGCGGCTACGTCGCGGTCGAACTCGCCGGCGTGTTGCAGGCGTTGGGCAGCCAGGTGGATCTGGTCGTGCGCGACGGCCGGTTGCTGCGTCAGGCCGAGCCCGAACTGGTCGCCCAGTTGCAGGACAACTACAGCCAGCAGGGGATCGTGCTGCACCTGGGCGCGGCCTCGCAGGCGCTGCACCGCCAGACCGACGGGCGGATCGCGATCGAGACCGATGGCGATCAGCGGCTGGCGGACTACGACCAGGTCCTGTTCGCGACCGGGCGGCGGCCCAACACCGATGACCTGGGCCTGGAGCGCGTCGGCATCGTGCCCGACCCGCAGGGCCACCTGCCGGTCGATGCCTTCCAGGACACGCCCGCGCCGGGCGTGCATGCGGTGGGCGATATCTGCGGATGCGGTCCGGCGCTCACGCCGGTCGCGATCGCGGCCGCGCGCCGGCTATGCGACCGCCTGTTCGGCGGTCGGCCCGATGCGCGCCTCGATGCGCAGAACGTGCCCAGTGCGATCTTCTCGCATCCACCGCTGGCGATGGTCGGCCTGACCGAAGCCCTGGCGCGCGAGCGACATGGCGACGACGTGCACGTGTACACCAGCCGCTTCCGCCCGATGATCGAGGCGCTGGCCGACACCTCGCAGTGCAGCCTGTTCAAGCTGATCTGCGTGGGCGAGGCACGTCGCGTGGTCGGCTTGCACCTGCTCGGCGACGCCGCCGACGAGATCCTGCAGGGCTTCGCCGTCGCGCTGAAGATGGGCGCCACGCTGGACGACTTCCACGACACCGTCGCCATCCATCCCACCAGCGCCGAGGAAGTGGTGCTGATGCGCTGA
- a CDS encoding FAD-dependent oxidoreductase yields MNARDDVLIVGGGAVGLACGLALVEAGRRVRVLEAGTAGCGSSHGNCGTITPSHAAPLAAPGAIARALRWMFAGDAPLRIAPRFDPALWAWLAGFALRCNRRDWQHATRARAAILQASRAAFPDWLADHGIECEFAATGIDYVYRDRAQFEAFADEARILRELGLALEQIDGPRALREEPALREGVAGIVRFPGDARLRPDAYVAGLAAAFRAAGGTLEEHCAVLSAEETAEGVHVATSRGDFVGRDLLLAAGAWSPGVARGLRLRVPVQPGKGYSMTYARPASAPQRSMVLHERSVFVTVWDAGLRLGGTMEFAGYDHSLNRVRIDAIEQAAGEYLHLPAAPPREDTWTGLRPVCVDDLPLIGAAPGHRHIWMATGHGMLGISMSVATAHLIRDLICGRSPGFDPAPFAPSRFA; encoded by the coding sequence ATGAACGCTCGCGACGACGTGCTGATCGTCGGCGGCGGTGCGGTCGGCCTCGCTTGTGGGTTGGCGCTGGTCGAAGCCGGACGTCGGGTGCGGGTGCTCGAGGCGGGCACCGCGGGCTGTGGCAGCTCGCACGGCAACTGCGGCACGATCACGCCCAGTCATGCCGCACCGTTGGCGGCGCCGGGTGCGATCGCGCGTGCGTTGCGCTGGATGTTCGCCGGCGACGCACCGCTGCGCATCGCCCCACGTTTCGATCCCGCGCTGTGGGCATGGCTGGCGGGGTTCGCGCTGCGTTGCAACCGCCGCGACTGGCAGCACGCCACGCGAGCGCGGGCCGCGATCCTGCAGGCGTCGCGCGCGGCATTCCCAGACTGGCTGGCCGATCATGGCATCGAGTGCGAGTTCGCAGCGACCGGGATCGATTACGTCTACCGCGACCGTGCGCAGTTCGAGGCCTTCGCGGACGAGGCGCGCATACTGCGCGAGCTGGGTCTTGCGCTGGAGCAGATCGACGGCCCGCGCGCGCTGCGCGAGGAACCGGCGCTGCGTGAGGGGGTCGCCGGCATCGTGCGCTTTCCGGGCGACGCGCGCCTGCGGCCCGATGCGTATGTCGCCGGGCTGGCCGCGGCGTTCCGCGCGGCGGGCGGCACGCTGGAGGAGCACTGCGCGGTGCTGTCGGCCGAGGAGACCGCCGAGGGCGTGCATGTGGCGACCTCGCGTGGCGACTTCGTCGGTCGCGACCTGCTACTGGCCGCCGGTGCGTGGTCGCCCGGTGTGGCACGCGGGCTGCGGCTGCGTGTGCCGGTGCAACCAGGCAAGGGCTACTCGATGACGTACGCACGCCCGGCGTCCGCGCCGCAGCGGTCGATGGTATTGCACGAGCGCAGCGTGTTCGTGACGGTCTGGGACGCCGGCCTGCGGCTGGGCGGCACGATGGAGTTTGCCGGCTACGACCACAGCCTCAATCGGGTGCGGATCGATGCGATCGAACAGGCGGCCGGCGAGTATCTGCATCTGCCGGCGGCGCCTCCGCGCGAGGACACGTGGACCGGCCTGCGCCCGGTCTGTGTCGACGACCTGCCCCTGATCGGGGCCGCGCCGGGGCATCGTCACATCTGGATGGCGACGGGGCATGGCATGCTCGGCATCAGCATGAGTGTCGCCACTGCCCATCTGATCCGCGACCTGATTTGCGGACGCTCGCCCGGATTCGACCCGGCCCCCTTTGCGCCGTCGAGGTTTGCATGA
- a CDS encoding DUF418 domain-containing protein, with translation MSAPRHAVLGPVPAAERLEILDALRGVALLGVFAMNIEGFSRPAQEMGAGIPPEATGLDWAVAWGVHVFIAGKFWTMFSLLFGMGFVLMSERIAASGHPIAPVVLRRQAVLLAFGLLHIALMWWGDILHSYAIAGLLLLATREIAPRWQLAVGLMLYGGVGAFYLANAALLALAPDAMLADLADALASGREAAERIYPNGSFAEIAQRRVSDYLQLGLQSQLFQVPMIAGVFLVGSWLLRGGWLRAPARHRAFWWWLLAWVTPPAVLFTALGVGLGTSFDSPLAPRAALSTGLMLLGSLPMSLAYVALLVLAWTSASGQRTLRVFAPAGRMALTHYLAQSLVCSLLFYGYGAGLWGDLGRAAQTGVVLVVFALQLAISPVWLARHRHGPVEWLWRWATYGHRPAWRRAYQVA, from the coding sequence ATGAGTGCGCCACGGCACGCCGTGCTGGGCCCGGTGCCCGCTGCCGAGCGGCTGGAGATCCTCGATGCCCTGCGCGGCGTTGCGCTGCTGGGCGTGTTCGCGATGAACATCGAAGGGTTCTCGCGGCCGGCGCAGGAGATGGGCGCGGGTATCCCGCCTGAGGCCACTGGTCTGGACTGGGCGGTTGCCTGGGGCGTCCATGTCTTCATCGCCGGCAAGTTCTGGACGATGTTCTCGCTGCTGTTCGGCATGGGCTTTGTGCTGATGAGCGAACGCATCGCCGCCTCGGGGCATCCGATTGCGCCGGTGGTCCTGCGCCGTCAGGCGGTGCTGCTGGCTTTCGGCCTGCTGCACATCGCGCTGATGTGGTGGGGCGACATCCTGCACAGCTATGCGATCGCCGGGCTGTTGCTGCTGGCGACGCGCGAGATCGCGCCGCGCTGGCAACTCGCCGTCGGGCTGATGCTGTATGGCGGGGTCGGGGCGTTCTATCTGGCGAACGCCGCGCTGCTGGCGCTGGCGCCTGACGCGATGCTGGCCGATCTTGCCGACGCCCTCGCGTCGGGTCGCGAGGCCGCCGAGCGCATCTACCCCAACGGCAGCTTCGCTGAGATCGCCCAGCGTCGTGTGTCCGATTACCTTCAGCTGGGCCTGCAAAGCCAGCTGTTCCAGGTGCCGATGATCGCGGGCGTCTTCCTGGTCGGCAGTTGGTTGCTGCGCGGCGGCTGGCTGCGTGCACCCGCCAGGCACCGCGCCTTCTGGTGGTGGCTGCTGGCCTGGGTGACGCCGCCCGCGGTGCTGTTCACGGCTTTGGGCGTGGGGCTGGGCACGTCGTTCGACAGTCCGCTCGCACCACGCGCCGCGCTGTCGACGGGCTTGATGCTGCTCGGCTCGCTGCCGATGTCGCTGGCCTATGTCGCATTGCTGGTGCTGGCCTGGACATCGGCGTCCGGGCAGCGGACGCTGCGCGTCTTCGCGCCGGCCGGCCGCATGGCGTTGACGCATTACCTTGCGCAATCGCTGGTGTGTTCGTTGCTGTTCTACGGCTACGGCGCCGGCCTGTGGGGCGACCTCGGGCGCGCGGCGCAGACCGGCGTGGTGTTGGTGGTGTTCGCGCTGCAGCTTGCGATCAGTCCTGTCTGGCTGGCGCGGCATCGGCACGGACCTGTGGAATGGCTGTGGCGCTGGGCGACCTATGGTCATCGGCCGGCGTGGCGGCGCGCGTACCAGGTGGCATGA
- a CDS encoding peptidylprolyl isomerase encodes MKIEKDRVVRFHYSVAEAGQAPVETSRDRDPLAILFGHGNIIPGLEKAMEGREAGESFKAEVTADEAYGERREGMTQRVPKKHFGEQKLSVGQQVVLNTSFGPRAVTIEKVGMSVVDVDLNHPMAGKDLAFDIEIVDVREASPEEIEHGHVHGDGGHHH; translated from the coding sequence ATGAAGATCGAGAAAGACCGCGTCGTCCGTTTCCACTACAGCGTCGCGGAGGCTGGCCAGGCGCCGGTGGAGACGTCGCGCGATCGCGATCCGCTGGCGATCCTGTTCGGCCACGGCAACATCATTCCGGGCCTTGAAAAGGCGATGGAAGGGCGCGAGGCCGGCGAGAGCTTCAAGGCCGAGGTCACTGCTGACGAGGCCTACGGCGAGCGCCGCGAGGGCATGACCCAGCGCGTGCCCAAGAAGCACTTCGGCGAGCAGAAGCTCAGCGTCGGCCAGCAGGTGGTGCTCAACACCAGCTTCGGGCCGCGCGCGGTGACAATCGAGAAGGTCGGCATGAGCGTGGTCGACGTCGACCTGAACCATCCGATGGCCGGCAAGGATCTGGCGTTCGATATCGAGATCGTCGACGTCCGTGAGGCTTCGCCCGAGGAAATCGAGCACGGCCACGTCCACGGCGACGGCGGCCACCACCACTGA
- a CDS encoding C40 family peptidase: protein MLALAGCGGRDVRPSAPAASTPAPQRTWNAVSPTDPAAANAVLMRAISLVGTPYRYGGNTPEGGFDCSGLVNYVFRDMLDVRLPRSSRELYAYQGPKIDAERLAPGDLVFFGSGGSVSHVGIYVGEGRFVHAPSTGGTVRLDHLDGSYWRRNYTGSRRVLH from the coding sequence TTGCTCGCGCTGGCCGGCTGCGGCGGGCGCGACGTCCGCCCGAGCGCACCGGCCGCCTCGACGCCTGCTCCGCAGCGCACCTGGAACGCGGTATCGCCGACCGACCCGGCGGCGGCCAATGCGGTGCTGATGCGCGCGATCAGCCTGGTCGGCACGCCTTATCGATATGGCGGCAACACGCCCGAGGGCGGCTTCGATTGCAGCGGCCTGGTGAACTACGTGTTCCGCGACATGCTCGACGTGCGGCTGCCGCGGTCATCGCGCGAGCTCTATGCCTACCAGGGACCGAAGATCGACGCCGAGCGCCTGGCACCCGGCGACCTGGTGTTCTTCGGCAGCGGCGGGAGCGTCTCCCACGTCGGCATCTACGTTGGCGAGGGGCGCTTCGTGCACGCGCCGAGCACCGGCGGCACCGTGCGTCTGGACCATCTGGACGGCAGCTACTGGCGTCGCAACTACACGGGCTCACGACGCGTTCTTCACTGA